A window of Roseobacter fucihabitans genomic DNA:
CGGGCGGTGGTGCTTGGCCGTTCTGGCTCTCGGCGATGATGCTGATTTGCTGCGGGATGATCGCGCTGAACTGGTGGCGCGGCACCAGCCCCCCTTCACAATCGGACGAACCGGTGCTGGATGCCTATGGCTGGCGCATGTTGGTGATGGTGGGCGGGGGCATCGTCGGTTTCGTGGCGCTGGTGAACATCATATCGATGTACGGCGCGATCGCGGTTTTCCTGCTGTATTACGTCAAATACCTCGGACGCCACGGATGGGGTCTGAGCCTGGCGCTGGCGCTGATCACACCGGTCGCTTTCTTCTTTTTCTTCGAGGGGGCCATGCGTATCACCATGCCGACGGGCATGGCCTTCACCGATCCCGTGTTCAATGTTCTCTATGAGATCATTTACTGAATGCTTCTGGCACCGTTCTAAGGACCCCGGCTCAAAATGGAAATCTTCGCTCTTCTGATTGACGGAATGTTGGTTGCCCTCCAGCCGCTCAATCTCACTATGATCGTGATCGGGGTCAGCGTCGGCTTGCTTATCGGCGCGATGCCGGGGCTTGGATCCGTCAATGGGGTTGCGATCCTCTTGCCGGTGACCTTCCTTGTGCCACCGGGATCGGCGATCATCTTTCTGGCCGCGATTTATTACGGAGCAATGTATGGTGGTGCCATTTCGTCAATCACATTGGGCATTCCGGGGGCCTCCACGGCGGTGGCCACCACATTTGACGGACGGCCCTTGGCCAAGCAAGGGCGCGCGAGCCTGGCATTGGTCACGGCGGCGCTGGCCTCCTTTGTGGGCGGGACGGTGGCAAATGTGCTGTTCACGCTTTTCGCGCCCGCGCTGGCCTCTGTGGCGCTGTCGTTTGGCCCGCCGGAGGTTTTTGCGCTGATGTTGCTGGCCTTTGCAACCTTCGTGGGTTTGGGCGGGGATGACATCCCCAAAACCATCTTCTCCATCTGTTTCGGACTGGTGCTGGGCTCGGTCGGGTTCGACCAGATATCGGGTGCGCCGCGTCTGGTGCTTTTCGAGA
This region includes:
- a CDS encoding tripartite tricarboxylate transporter TctB family protein, translated to MRKGEIITAGILALLSIYLMWKSTELPVGYITGQGPGGGAWPFWLSAMMLICCGMIALNWWRGTSPPSQSDEPVLDAYGWRMLVMVGGGIVGFVALVNIISMYGAIAVFLLYYVKYLGRHGWGLSLALALITPVAFFFFFEGAMRITMPTGMAFTDPVFNVLYEIIY